In a genomic window of Meleagris gallopavo isolate NT-WF06-2002-E0010 breed Aviagen turkey brand Nicholas breeding stock chromosome 1, Turkey_5.1, whole genome shotgun sequence:
- the NUP205 gene encoding nuclear pore complex protein Nup205, which yields MNAIWKRQPEAIHRLDQVLKKHRSDFISLFRNPPKNVQQHEKVQKASTEGVAIQGQQGTRLLPEQLIREAFILSDLFDIGELAAVELLLAGEHQQPHFPGLTRGLVAVLLYWDGKRCIANSLRTLIQSRQGKTWTLELSQELVSMTTRFTDDLMEQGLTQKILTLVSQIDLNHEFDKLQKERGLGSEKHRKEVSDLIKECRQSLAESLFVWTCQSPLSKDDTLILISYLEKVTVEADGSLDSVNLSLLMALLYCFDVSFLEQGTEDREDLMQRLPLLAERQYIATIHTRLQESQPWKLPGLQATVRLAWALALRGISQLSDVTALAEFTEADEAMAELAVADNVFLFLTESVVGSENFYQEEFYIRKIHNLVTDFLALMPMKVKQLRNRADEDARMIHMSIQMGNDPPISLRRDLEHLMLLIAELYRKDPFNLELALEYWCPSEPLQTSTIMGSYLGVAHQRPPQRQVVLSKFVRQMGDLLPSTIYIPYLKMLRGLASGPQCAHYCFSLLKVNGSSHAENIQGAGGSPVSWEHFFHSLMLYHEHLRKDLPSADSVQYRHLPLRGITQKEQDGLIAFLQLTTVIVNWSENARLALCEHPQWTPVVVILGLLQCSIPPVLKAELLETLTAFGKSPEIAASLWQSLEYTQILQTVRTPGQRQAIGIEVELNEIESRCEEYPLTRAFCRLISTLVESSFPSNLGAGLRPPGFDPYLQFLRDSVFLRFRTRAYRRAAEKWEVAEVVLEVFYKLLRDYEPQLEDFVDQYVELQGDEIIAYKPPGFNLMYHLLNESPMLELSLSLLEEGVKQLDTYAPFPGKKHLEKAVEYCLALLNLTLQKENLFMDLLRESHLSLIVTPLEQLLQGINPRTKKADHVVNIARYLYHGNSNPELAFESAKILCCISCNSNIQIKLVGDFTHDQSTSQKLMAGFVECLDNEDAEELINPDEELEPEKKRARIHHETRIHILNLLITSLECSPPSLALYLLGYELKKPVSTTNLQDPGVLGCPRTCLHAILNILEKGTDSRNGPTAVQESPHLAELCYQVIYQLCACSDTSGPTMRYLRTSQDFLFTQLQYLPFSIREHEISTLNQMSWLMKTAAIEMRVTSLNRQRSHTQRLLHLLLDDMPVKPYLADGEGGMEDESRSVSGFLHFDTASKVRRKILSILDSIDFSQDIPEPLQLDFFDRVQIEQVIANCEHKNARGQVVCNVKHLHRVLVAEVNALQGMAAIGQRPLLMEEINTILQYVVERNKLLQCLHAKKHALESWRQLVEIILTACPQDLIQAEDRQLIIRDLLQDVHDKILDDDAAQELMPVVAGAVFTLTAHLSQSVKTEQKQPLAVPMTGQSQYVLMLDGSFTSSPGSESISMGFASIGDSSLHIILKKLLDFILKTGGGFQRVRTHLYGSLLYYLQIAQRPDEPDTLEAAKKTMWERLTAPEDVFSKLQRENMAIIESYGAALMEVVCRDACDGHEIGRMLALALLDRIVSVDKQQQWLLYLSNSGYLKVLVDSLVDDDLTLQSLLMPQPPLLKALYTYESKMAFLTRVAKSQQGALELLRSGVIVRLAQCQVYDMRPETDHQGMYGMRDPPLFIPAPVERYRQILLPALQLCQVILTSSMAQHLQAAGQVLQFLISHSDTIQAILRCQHVSVGSLQELASLTGIISKAALPGVLNELDVDVNEGTQMELQGHIGRFQRQCLGLLSRFGGSDRLRQFKLQDDNTEGDRVNKRDEIELAMQQICANVMEYCESLMLQSAPTFEHTVCLFTPSLSESTNRDGPRQDTQAPVVPYWRLPGLGIIIYLLKQSTNDFFSYYDSHRQSVNKLQNVEQLPPDEIKELCQSVMPAGVDKISTAQKYVLARRRLVKLINNRAKLLSLCSYIIETCLFILWRHLEHYLLNYTPTDSQDSLLSSRISFKRGRLQDSFGSESSLDFSSGLNRVSQHDIDQLQIETTNSFGESLQKKLLDIEGLYSKVRSRYTFIQALVRRIRGLLRISRT from the exons ATGAATGCCATTTGGAAAAGGCAACCTGAAGCTATTCATCGCCTCGACCAGGTCTTAAAGAAACACAGATCTgacttcatttctctcttcagaaATCCG CCAAAGAATGTTCAGCAGCATGAGAAAGTTCAGAAAGCAAGTACAGAAGGGGTTGCTATCCAAGGTCAGCAGGGAACCAGGCTTTTGCCAGAACAACTCATCAGAGAAGCCTTTATCCTCAGTGACCTCTTTGATATTGGAGAGTTGGCAGCTGTCGAGCTTCTTCTAGCTg GAGAACACCAGCAACCTCATTTTCCTGGCCTTACAAGAGGTCTTGTGGCTGTGCTATTGTACTGGGATGGAAAAAGATGCATAGCTAATTCACTACGAACCCTCATCCAGTCACGCCAAGGCAAGACTTGGACATTGGAACTCAG TCAAGAGCTAGTGTCCATGACAACACGCTTTACAGATGACCTAATGGAGCAGGGTTTGACTCAGAAAATCCTCACACTTGTGTCTCAAATTGATTTAAACCATGAATTTGATAAACTCCAGAAGGAGCGAGGATTGGGCAGTGAGAAACATCGCAAAGAG gTTTCTGACCTCATCAAAGAATGCCGACAGTCCTTGGCTGAAAGTCTCTTTGTCTGGACCTGCCAGTCACCACTGAGTAAGGATGACACTCTAATCCTCATAAGTTACTTGGAGAAAGTAACAGTAGAAGCTGATGGCTCGTTGGACAGCGTCAACTTGTCTCTTCTCATGGCACTCCTCTACTGCTTTGATGTCAGCTTTCTGGAACAAGGCACAGAGGATCGTGAAG atctGATGCAGCGGCTTCCTCTACTAGCAGAAAGACAGTACATAGCAACAATCCACACTCGTCTTCAGGAGTCTCAGCCTTGGAAACTGCCAGGCTTACAAGCGACTGTTAGATTAGCCTGGGCACTGGCTTTACGAGGAATATCCCAGCTATCTGACGTGACAG CTCTTGCAGAATTCACTGAGGCAGACGAAGCCATGGCAGAGCTAGCGGTTGCTGATAATGTCTTTCTGTTCCTGACCGAATCTGTTGTGGGATCTGAAAATTTCTACCAGGAGGAGTTTTACATTCGCAAGATTCATAACCTTGTCACGGACTTCCTTGCGCTCATGCCAATGAAA GTGAAGCAGCTGAGAAACCGTGCTGATGAAGATGCTCGCATGATCCACATGAGTATTCAGATGGGAAATGATCCACCTATTTCTCTTCGGAGAGATCTGGAGCATTTAATGCTTTTA ATTGCTGAATTGTATAGGAAAGACCCCTTTAATTTGGAACTTGCCCTTGAATACTGGTGTCCATCAGAGCCTTTGCAGACATCTACCATCATGGGCTCATATCTTGGAGTAGCTCATCAGCGACCTCCTCAGCGCCAG GTTGTCTTGTCAAAGTTTGTTAGGCAAATGGGAGATCTTCTTCCATCCACAATTTACATCCCATACTTGAAAATGCTACGGGGACTGGCCAGTGGGCCTCAGTGTGCTCATTACTGCTTTAGTTTGCTGAAAGTCAATGGCAGTAGTCATG CGGAAAACATCCAAGGAGCAGGTGGCAGCCCTGTCTCCTGGGAgcattttttccactctttgATGCTTTATCATGAACACTTAAGGAAAGACTTGCCAAGTGCAGACAGCGTTCAGTATCGGCACCTGCCTCTCCGAGGAATCACACAGAAAGAACAGGATGGGTTAATTGCCTTTTTACAGCTGACCACTGTTATAGTAAATTGG AGTGAGAATGCTCGCTTGGCTCTTTGTGAACACCCTCAGTGGACACCAGTGGTGGTCATTCTGGGACTTCTGCAGTGCAGCATTCCTCCTGTTTTGAAAGCTGAATTGTTAGAAACTCTTACTGCTTTTGGGAAATCTCCCGAAATAGCTGCTTCACTTTGGCAATCTCTGGAATACACCCAG ATATTACAGACAGTGAGAACTCCAGGCCAGAGACAAGCAATTGGTATTGAG GTTGAACTGAATGAGATTGAATCCAGATGTGAGGAGTATCCTTTAACCCGTGCCTTCTGCCGACTCATCAGCACACTTGTAGAGAGTTCATTCCCCTCAAACTTGGGGGCAGGTCTCCGCCCACCAGGCTTTGATCCCTATCTCCAGTTCTTGAGGGACTCTGTGTTTCTTCGATTCCGCACCAGAGCTTACCGAAGAGCTGCTGAAAAA TGGGAAGTGGCTGAGGTGGTACTAGAGGTATTTTACAAATTGCTGCGGGACTACGAACCTCAACTTGAAGACTTCGTGGACCAATATGTGGAGTTACAAG GAGATGAAATAATAGCATACAAACCACCTGGATTCAATTTGATGTATCATCTATTGAATGAGTCCCCAATGCTGGAACTGTCTCTGAGTTTGCTGGAGGAAGGGGTTAAGCAACTGGATACTTATGCCCCATTTCCTG ggaagaAGCATTTAGAGAAAGCAGTAGAGTATTGCCTTGCACTTCTAAACTTAACCCTACAGAAAGAGAATCTTTTTATGGATCTGTTACGGGAAAGCCATCTTTCTTTAATTGTCACACCACTGGAGCAGCTGCTTCAGGGAATCAATCCCCGCACCAAAAAGGCCGATCATGTGGTGAATATTGCTAG GTATCTTTATCATGGAAACAGCAATCCTGAACTGGCTTTTGAAAGTGCCAAGATTTTGTGCTGCATTTCTTGTAATTCCAACATCCAGATAAAACTAGTTGGTGATTTCACACATGATCAA AGTACTAGTCAGAAGCTGATGGCCGGGTTTGTGGAATGTTTGGACAATGAAGATGCGGAAGAATTAATTAATCCAGATGAAG AGCTGGAGCCTGAAAAGAAGCGGGCGCGAATCCATCATGAAACAAGGATTCATATTCTGAATCTCCTCATCACGTCTCTTGAGTGTAGTCCTCCCAGCCTTGCTCTGTATCTCTTGGGATATGAACTAAAGAAACCTGTCAGCACCACAAATCTGCAAGACCCAG gtGTCTTGGGTTGTCCACGGACTTGCCTTCATGCTATTTTGAACATACTGGAAAAAGGCACTGATTCAAGAAATGGGCCTACAGCAGTTCAGGAATCTCCTCATCTTGCAGAACTCTGTTATCAG GTGATCTATCAGTTATGTGCATGCTCTGACACATCAGGTCCAACTATGCGATACCTGAGGACCAGTCAGGATTTCTTATTCACTCAGCTGCAGTATTTGCCATTTTCTATAAGAG AACATGAGATTTCAACACTGAACCAGATGTCATGGTTAATGAAAACTGCAGCTATAGAAATGCGAGTGACATCACTTAACCGCCAGCGCTCCCACACACAGAGACTGCTGCATCTGCTGCTTGATGACATGCCTGTGAAACCATACTTGG CTGATGGTGAAGGAGGAATGGAAGATGAAAGTCGATCAGTCAGTGGTTTTCTCCATTTTGACACTGCCTCCAAAG TTCGCAGGAAAATCTTAAGTATCTTGGATTCAATTGACTTCAGTCAGGACATTCCAGAGCCTTTGCAACTGGATTTTTTTGATCGTGTTCAGATTGAGCAAGTCATTGCTAATTGTGAACACAAGAATGCACGTGGGCAAGTGGTCTGCAATGTCAAG CATCTTCACAGAGTTCTGGTTGCAGAAGTCAATGCCCTGCAAGGAATGGCAGCAATAGGTCAGAGACCATTACTTATGgag GAGATCAACACCATCCTGCAATACGTGGTGGAGCGGAATAAACTGTTGCAATGCCTCCATGCTAAGAAGCATGCTTTAGAGTCATGGAGGCAGCTGGTGGAAATTATACTCACTGCCTGCCCCCAGGATCTTATACAGGCTGAAGACAGACAATTGATTATCCGTGATTTATTACAGGATGTTCATGACAAG ATCCTGGATGATGATGCAGCTCAGGAGCTGATGCCAGTGGTGGCAGGGGCTGTGTTCACCCTCACTGCCCATCTTAGCCAGTCtgtgaaaacagagcagaaacagCCACTTGCAGTCCCAATGACTGGACAGTCCCAATATGTCTTGATGCTGGATGGTTCTTTTACCTCATCACCTGGCTCTGAGAGCATATCCATGGGTTTTGCTTCCATTGGTGACTCTTCACTCCACATCATCTTAAAAAAGCTGCtggatttcattttgaaaacag GTGGTGGATTCCAGAGAGTGAGGACACACCTTTATGGGTCACTGCTTTATTATTTACAGATTGCACAGAGACCGGATGAACCAGACACTTTAGAAGCTG CTAAAAAAACAATGTGGGAACGTCTGACAGCTCCTGAAGATGTGTTTAGTAAATTGCAACGAGAAAACATGGCAATTATTGAGAGTTATGGGGCAGCTCTCATGGAGGTGGTCTGTCGTGATGCTTGTGATGGCCATGAGATAGGCAGG ATGTTGGCATTGGCTTTGCTTGACCGCATTGTTTCAGTagacaagcagcagcagtggctttTATATCTCTCCAATAGTGGCTACCTGAAGGTGCTTGTGGATAGCCTAGTAGATGATGATCTCACTCTTCAGAGCTTACTCATGCCTCAGCCACCTTTACTTAAGGCGTTGTACACCTACGAATCCAAAATG GCATTCCTCACCAGGGTAGCTAAGAGTCAGCAAGGGGCATTGGAACTGTTGCGGTCTGGTGTGATTGTGAGGCTGGCACAGTGTCAAGTATATGACATGCGACCTGAAACAGATCATCAGGG AATGTATGGAATGAGAGATCCCCCACTCTTCATTCCTGCTCCAGTGGAACGTTATCGCCAGATTcttcttccagctcttcagCTGTGCCAAGTGATTCTCACATCCAGCATGGCACAACACCTGCAAGCAGCGGGACAG GTTTTGCAGTTTCTCATTTCCCATTCAGATACTATCCAGGCAATCCTGAGGTGTCAACATGTTAGTGTTGGATCTCTCCAAGAACTGGCCTCCCTGACAGGAATAATCAGCAAGGCAGCTTTGCCTG GGGTGCTAAATGAATTGGATGTCGATGTTAATGAAGGGACACAGATGGAGCTACAAGGACATATAGGTCGATTTCAG CGCCAGTGCTTAGGACTTCTAAGTCGATTTGGTGGTTCAGACAGGCTACGGCAGTTTAAACTGCAGGATGATAACACAGAAGGAGACAGAGTGAACAAGAGAGATGAAATTGAGTTGGCCATGCAACAG atcTGTGCAAATGTGATGGAGTACTGTGAGTCGCTGATGTTGCAGAGTGCCCCCACTTTTGAGCACACTGTTTGTCTGTTCACTCCTAGCCTGTCAGAGTCGACCAACCGAGATGGGCCTCGTCAAG ATACACAAGCACCAGTGGTCCCATACTGGCGCTTGCCTGGTTTGGGCATTATCATCTATCTACTGAAACAGAGCACTAATGATTTCTTCAGTTACTATGATAGCCATCGTCAGAGTGTTAACAAACTGCAGAATGTGGAGCAACTCCCACCAGATGAAATAAAAGAG CTGTGTCAATCAGTTATGCCAGCTGGAGTTGATAAAATCTCTACTGCCCAAAAATATGTTTTGGCAAGGCGACGTCTGGTGAAGCTAATAAACAACCGAGCCaagctgctttctctttgttctt ATATTATAGAAACATGTCTCTTCATTCTTTGGCGTCATCTGGAACACTATCTACTGAATTACACACCTACTGACTCCCAAGACTCATTGCTATCTTCCAGAATATCATTTAAGAGAGGAAGACTGCAAG ATTCCTTTGGTTCAGAGTCCAGCTTGGATTTCAGCAGTGGACTGAATCGAGTGAGTCAGCATGATATAGATCAG CTTCAGATTGAAACCACCAACAGTTTTGGTGAATCCCTACAGAAGAAGCTTCTGGACATTGAGGGGTTATATTCTAAGGTTCGGTCACGTTACACCTTTATTCAAGCTCTTGTGAGACGTATCCGTGGTCTCCTAAGGATATCAAGGACCTAA